CCGCGCCGCCGCGTTCGGCCGCGCTCATCTGCAAGGTGAAGCTGTAGCCGAACAGGAACGAGAACAGCAGGTAGAACTTGGTCTCGAACAACCACGCCACCAGCCAGCGCACCGCCACGTCCCACGCCCCCGGGAAGGCGGGGTCGGTGATGCCGTTGGCGTAGAACGGCGAGGCGAACACGCCGATGTTGACGACCAGGATGCCGAACAGCGCGAAGCCGCGCAGCGCATCGACCTGCGCCAGGCGCGGCGGCGCCATCCCGACGGGGTTTGCGGCGGTACTCATGGCTGTTCTCCCGCCGCGCCGGACGCCGGCGGCAGGCACCCCTGCAGCGCCGCGTCGAGCAAGCGCCCGCCCGCCGCCGCGTCGAATCGCGGATCCACCACCGAGCGGCTGTAGATGCCGTCCAGCAGCAGCAACAGCATGTCGGCCATCTCCTCCACGGGCCGCGGCATGGCGCTGCGCGGCACGCCTTGCCAGACAGCCGCCAGCAATGCCGCCAGCGACGCCTTGCGTTCGCTTTCGTTGGCCATGACCAGCGTGTGCACCCGCGGATTGCGCACCGCCTCGGCCAGGATCTCCATGCCCAGGCGGGCAAAGCCCGGAT
The window above is part of the Achromobacter deleyi genome. Proteins encoded here:
- a CDS encoding TetR/AcrR family transcriptional regulator, translating into MRKIDPARQQERRRQILAAAAECFAENGFHATSTAQICARAGMSPGNLFHYYASKAEIIEALIASDTDTLREHRQAAAGDARAALIGWVDENLAQYRDPGFARLGMEILAEAVRNPRVHTLVMANESERKASLAALLAAVWQGVPRSAMPRPVEEMADMLLLLLDGIYSRSVVDPRFDAAAGGRLLDAALQGCLPPASGAAGEQP